The window ATCTCCAAATGATGACTCCCAGAAGAATTCTGATTGCCATCTGTACACCACATTAAAACCAATTTTATCAGTCAGCTTTCTGTTACCGAATTTAATGTTGAATTTGTGTTCTGGGGTATTGAATCCAAAAACAAAGTCATCACTAGCGTTCTGTGTGTTTAACTTATTATAGTTATAGTTAAAACCAATACTATATTTTTTTGGTAAGCTATAATTAACTTCACCAGCAAAGCCATAAGCACTTATTTGCTCATCAGCATTCGTATATACCTGGAAAGTGTTATCTGCAGTACCGTTTAATAAAGTTAATGGATTTACACTACCATCAGGATTTAAACCCGCTCTTCTCATTCTTTGTTGAACAATAAAGTTGTTATAGTTATTATAATATCCTACAAAATCTAACATCAATTTATTGTCTACAACACTTTTATAGCCTACTTCAAATGATTGTACTTGTTCAGGAGCAACAGGATCAAAATCTTCGATCGCTACCAATTGTTGTGCTGCATTAGGAATAAAATTAGCATCTGCCCTTTGTTCAGGAGTAGCAGCAAAAACATCAGCTGCAAATCCGTTTACAGATTCAATTGTGTAAATATTAGGATTGGTGCCAATTCCATACTCTTCTAAGTTTCCTGGTAAGCCTCCCAAAAGTCTACTTGATATAATATCTAAGTTAATAAATTGTCCTTGAGTGGTAGGGTTTCTAAATCCCGTCTGGAAAGATGCTCTAAGGTTGTGAGTCTTGCTGAAAGTTAAAACACTGGATAATCTAGGGCTGAATACTGCATTAAAGTTTTCATTTTTATCACCACGAATGGATCCGATAAGCTTTAATTTATCATCTAACAACCTTTTTGATGCTTGAACAAATCCCCCAAATTCGTTTATGGTTATCGGATTTTCAGGGCTATCTGGGAATATGGTTCCATTTGATCTTAAATCAAACTGTCTGAAGCTACCGCCAACCAAAATATCTACAAATTCAATTTGATCACTAAAGTCATATTGCGCTTCAGCATGATACATACGTGACTGGTCATTGAATTTCGGTCCATTTGGCACCGTCCCATCTGCTGCCTCTTCTAATATGTTTTGCCCCTCTTCAGAATCAAAATCTACATCAAAAAACGCTTCAGTAGTAGTTCTTGCATAACTAAACGCATCTTGTTGCATTTGTGTACTGACATCTGACACTGAATTAACATTAGGGTCAATTCCTTGAGCATCTAAATAGGCTAAATAATTGTATGCGTATGTACCAAGCCATCCTGATACATCTTGAGTAAATACACCTACAGGACTATTGCCAACACTTAAATCTAAAACCCTTTTGGCGTAAAATTCAGTAATATAGGAATCTCCTGAATTTTCTAAAGTAGCGTAACCTCTAACAAACCAATTTGTCCCTTCAAACTGTAATCTATGTTGTTGAATACCGAAATTTTTCAAACTGTATCTTTGTGCCCCAGTATAAATACTTGTACCAAAGCCTGCATTCCACAAATAACTTGCTTCAATATTATCAGTAAGTCTATAATACAATCCTACATTACCTTTAATATTTTCTGCACCATAATCAATTAATTGATGCTCTTGGAAAGGTGATGCAGATACTAATTGATTAGGTAAAAATCCATTTTGTACAAATTGATTGGTGGGTACTCCTTTTCTGATAAGATTATCTCTTTGAATTTGAGAGTTATTACTTAATTGTCCTGCTAAAGTAGCCCAGTCGCTTGATAAAGATAAAATGGCTAAGTTCACTGCGGCTTCATCTCCCATCAAATTAGGAGCATCTTTTCCTGGATTGAATGAAATGCCATCTGGTTGCAGTGCGCTATTTCTGTCTGAATTGTAATCAGTTGCATACCAGTCTTCAGCGCGCATGTAGCTTCCGTTAACCTTAAAAGCGAAACGATCATTGAATAATGATTTTGCATATCGAAATGATGCTTCATACATGGGTTGAGGCGAGCCTGGTGCTCCTGCCTCAGTATCAGCTCCTACATGATTTACTCCTGATTTAGCAAAAAAGCTAAATCCTTGGTATTCGAAAGCAGATTTACTAGTTACTCTCATAATACCATTAAAAGCATTTGGTCCATATAAAGCTGATTGTGCACCAGGTATGAATTCTACACTTTCAACATCCAATTCTGATGGCCCATTTAAGTTACCAATTGGAAAGTTTAAGGCGGGAGCTTGTGTATCCATTCCATCAGTTAACTGTACAAAACGAGTATTACCGGTAGAGTTAAAACCTCTGGCATTTACAATTTGAAAGTTGATACTACTTTGAGTTACATCAACACCTTTTAAGTATCCTATTGATTTATAATAATTGTCTGCGGGGGTTTGTTGAATTGCTAAAACATCCATTTTCTCTATGGAAACGGGTGATTGCAATATGCTTTCTTCTACTCTGGATGCTGAAACTACTACTTCCTGCCCCATCAGAAGTTCTTCCTTTAAACTTATTTTTATATCTGTACTGCTATTGTTTTCATCAATCGTATATTCTTGGGTTTGGTAACCAACCATACTAAATTGAAGTGTAATAGGAGTGGCTAGGCTAACAGAGAAATCAAAATTTCCATCGAAATCTGTTGTAGTACCTAAAACCTTACCTTTAATTACCACATTAACTCCAATAAGTGGAACCTTGGTTTCATCGTCAATAATTTTCCCTGTAATTCGTGTGTTTTGTGCATTACTTTGCCATATAATCCCTATTGATAGGCAAAATAATAGAGTGATTTTTTTCAGTAAATTCATTTCCATAGTAAAATATTTAAAATCATGTATCAAATTAATCAAAAATAATGGTTGATTAAGCTGTACAACCGACAATTTTAAGTAAATTAATACAATTTATCCTTATAATTTAGAATAATCTTTTGGAATATCTTTTTTTAGAGATTGAGACCTTAATTATTACATTAAAGTATTGGTTCATTTCATCTATTACACTAATTTGGCTGTTCTATGAGTTTTACAAATCCCAATGCTTTTTGGCTGTTTTTTTTGGTTTTAATACCTGTTCTGATTCATTTATTTCAATTCAGAAGATATAAAACTTTAAAATTCAGTAATCTATATTTTCTTAATGCAGTTCATGAAGAGGAGAAGAAAAGTAGAAAGCTCAAACATATTCTTATTTTAATTTCCAGAATACTGTTGATTATTTTTCTTACTTTCAGTCTCGCTAAACCTTTTTGGAAAAATGAAGCTACTAATTCTGAGTTAAATCTGATTTTAGTGGATGATACACCATCAAATTTAAGTTTTACTGAAGGTAAATCGAATTCAATTTTTGATGAAAATATAGGCTATGTTAATAGATTATATGAGCGATATCCACAAAGTTTAAAAGCGATTAACATAAATGGTGAGTTAATTTCTGCCTATTCAAATTCAAATATTTTAAATTCAAAAAGCTCTATTGATATAAAATCTGCCTTAAGTGAATATAAGGATGCTAAAAAGCTATTAATTCTCAGTGATTATCAAGAGAATCTTATTTCGGAAAATATTAACTATTTTAAGGATACTACTAAGGCTTTTATTTTCATGCCACCCTACCTTGAAAAGCCAACCAATGCATTTATTGATTCAGTTTGGATTGATCAAAATGCTGAAGAAACGGCAAGCCTAAATATTAGGATTTCATTATTTGGGAATGGACTAGATGTGAATTTATCGCTTTTGAATAATGATCAATTAGAAGGTACTCAACAAATCAGCTTGGAAGATAATGCTTCTTCAGTAATAAATTTTCCTTTGAAGCGATTTGCGGAAACAAAGGTTAGAGAATATGAAATTAAGCTAGAAGGTGATGAAATTGAATTTGATAATCAATTTTATTTTTCTGTTATAAATCAAGAGAAATTAAACGTTTTGTCATTAAGCGCTACTGAGCCTAATACATTAATCACTACTCTCTTTGAGAATGAAGATCTTTTTAATCTAGAAAAGGAATCATTAATTAATTTCTCTTATCAAAATTTAGAAAATTATGATTTGGTATTACTTGAAGTTGGAAATCAACTCAGCAGTTTTGCTTCTTCAGCCTTAAAAAGCTATGCTGCAGAAGGAAAAAACTTGGTAATAATACCTAATTCAAATTTTGATCAATTTAATTTTTTGGAAGAGTTAGGCTTTTCCAATATCAGCCTTATTAAGGATAGTAATGAAAATTCAATTCGACTTTCTGTTCCTGATATACAAAATCCATTTTATACAAATATATTCAGTTCATTGGATGGCAATATTAGTATGCCTGAATCAAGACTATTTATGAGATGGACATCAGGAAGAAATCTACTCTCATTTGTTAATACTTATCCTTTTTTATCCGTAGTAGGGATTCAAGATAATATTTATGCTTTTTCTAGTCCACTGAAAGAGGATTTTACGAATTTCACCAGACATGGCATCTTTTTACCTGTCTTTTATAAGATTGCTTTTTCGGGAAATAATGAAAATCAAGTGCAGTACAGTTATTTAAATGATGATTTGATCCAGCTAAATACTTCTAATTTGTCATCATCTGATATTTTTAAATTGAAGCAGCTGAACCAAGAGTTAGTTCCAGATCAGCGAGTGAGTACCAATCAATTGCAATTGATTTTACCTACTGATGATATTAACAATGGTTTTTATGAAATCATCAATACTAAAACTGAGGAAGTATTAGGACCTTTAGCATTAAATTACCCGAAAGCAGAAAGTGAAAATAGTTATTATACCACTTCTAAATTAAAGGAGTTATTTCAAGGTCAAAGTAATGTTGAAATCATAGAAAGTTATGATTTTTCTTCAATTGATGAATATATTGCTGAAACCAAGGAAGGATTTCCTTTGTGGAAATACTTCTTAGTATTAGCTTTGCTAAGTTTATTAGCTGAAGTTTTAATCATACGCTTTCTAAAATAGATATGAGTACCTGCATCAAGTCTGTAAAAATTGTAAATCCAAGCTCTGAATGGCATAATCAGACTGT is drawn from Marivirga arenosa and contains these coding sequences:
- a CDS encoding TonB-dependent receptor; this encodes MEMNLLKKITLLFCLSIGIIWQSNAQNTRITGKIIDDETKVPLIGVNVVIKGKVLGTTTDFDGNFDFSVSLATPITLQFSMVGYQTQEYTIDENNSSTDIKISLKEELLMGQEVVVSASRVEESILQSPVSIEKMDVLAIQQTPADNYYKSIGYLKGVDVTQSSINFQIVNARGFNSTGNTRFVQLTDGMDTQAPALNFPIGNLNGPSELDVESVEFIPGAQSALYGPNAFNGIMRVTSKSAFEYQGFSFFAKSGVNHVGADTEAGAPGSPQPMYEASFRYAKSLFNDRFAFKVNGSYMRAEDWYATDYNSDRNSALQPDGISFNPGKDAPNLMGDEAAVNLAILSLSSDWATLAGQLSNNSQIQRDNLIRKGVPTNQFVQNGFLPNQLVSASPFQEHQLIDYGAENIKGNVGLYYRLTDNIEASYLWNAGFGTSIYTGAQRYSLKNFGIQQHRLQFEGTNWFVRGYATLENSGDSYITEFYAKRVLDLSVGNSPVGVFTQDVSGWLGTYAYNYLAYLDAQGIDPNVNSVSDVSTQMQQDAFSYARTTTEAFFDVDFDSEEGQNILEEAADGTVPNGPKFNDQSRMYHAEAQYDFSDQIEFVDILVGGSFRQFDLRSNGTIFPDSPENPITINEFGGFVQASKRLLDDKLKLIGSIRGDKNENFNAVFSPRLSSVLTFSKTHNLRASFQTGFRNPTTQGQFINLDIISSRLLGGLPGNLEEYGIGTNPNIYTIESVNGFAADVFAATPEQRADANFIPNAAQQLVAIEDFDPVAPEQVQSFEVGYKSVVDNKLMLDFVGYYNNYNNFIVQQRMRRAGLNPDGSVNPLTLLNGTADNTFQVYTNADEQISAYGFAGEVNYSLPKKYSIGFNYNYNKLNTQNASDDFVFGFNTPEHKFNIKFGNRKLTDKIGFNVVYRWQSEFFWESSFGDGIIPAFGTADAQVSFKLPSKMMLKVGGSNLLNQYYQQSFGAPSIGGIYYVSITFDQLMN
- a CDS encoding BatA domain-containing protein, producing MSFTNPNAFWLFFLVLIPVLIHLFQFRRYKTLKFSNLYFLNAVHEEEKKSRKLKHILILISRILLIIFLTFSLAKPFWKNEATNSELNLILVDDTPSNLSFTEGKSNSIFDENIGYVNRLYERYPQSLKAININGELISAYSNSNILNSKSSIDIKSALSEYKDAKKLLILSDYQENLISENINYFKDTTKAFIFMPPYLEKPTNAFIDSVWIDQNAEETASLNIRISLFGNGLDVNLSLLNNDQLEGTQQISLEDNASSVINFPLKRFAETKVREYEIKLEGDEIEFDNQFYFSVINQEKLNVLSLSATEPNTLITTLFENEDLFNLEKESLINFSYQNLENYDLVLLEVGNQLSSFASSALKSYAAEGKNLVIIPNSNFDQFNFLEELGFSNISLIKDSNENSIRLSVPDIQNPFYTNIFSSLDGNISMPESRLFMRWTSGRNLLSFVNTYPFLSVVGIQDNIYAFSSPLKEDFTNFTRHGIFLPVFYKIAFSGNNENQVQYSYLNDDLIQLNTSNLSSSDIFKLKQLNQELVPDQRVSTNQLQLILPTDDINNGFYEIINTKTEEVLGPLALNYPKAESENSYYTTSKLKELFQGQSNVEIIESYDFSSIDEYIAETKEGFPLWKYFLVLALLSLLAEVLIIRFLK